ACATGACCTTTGAAGAGGCTGCATCCGTTCCTTTTGGTGCAGTATCGGCGTTATTCTTCTTGAGAAAAGGCAAAATTAAAAAGGGTGACGACATTCTGATTTATGGTGCATCTGGGAGTGTCGGCACGTATGCTATTCAACTAGCCAAGTACTATGGAGCAAAAGTGACTGGAGTTTGTAGTACAGAAAATGTAGAGATGGTTAAATCTCTAGGTGCGGATGATGTAGTTGATTATAAAAGGGAAAACTACACTAATAGAAAACAGACGTATGATATTATTTTTGATACTGTTGGAAAAACAACTTTCTCTCATTGTAGAAAATTACTAAAACCAAAAGGGTATTATGTATTAGCGGTTATGAATTACCGAGAGGCTTTTCAAATTTTATGGACGTCTCTTTTTGGTGAGCGAAAGGTAATCAGTGGTATTGCAACAGGAAGTATTGAGGACTTCAATTTTCTTAATAATCTTATAGAAGAGGGGAAATTGAAAGCAGTCATTGATCGGAGTTACCATTATAATAATATTGCTGATGCTCATCGATATGTTGATAAGGGGCATAAGAAGGGGAATGTTGTAATTAAGTGGATTTGAGTGGGATTGTTGTATATTAGATAAGTATGTTAAAAGATCCCTATTCAAATGGTGTACACCTTTTCTACGTTAAAAGATTAGTAGAGGGATTTATTATCATGATTGTGGAAGGTAGTTTCAAATATAAAGAAGGTAATCTGAAAGCATCCTAATAAGGGTGTTTTTTCTTTTTTGTTTTAATATACCTTGATCGTTTTGTCTAAATAACATGGACTAGACAAATTAAGTATACAGAATGAATAGATCGATCGAAAGGTTTCTCCTTTAATATTTTGGATGAAGGTGTGGGATTAGAGCACAGTTCAATATGGTAACAGGATATTCTTAATTTAGCGGAAATGAGTGAAATATTGGAGTAGTTGGCTTTTGGAGGTGTGCCTCAGTATTGTCCCCTTAAACATAATAATTAGTAAGATGAGTATCGCTACCAAATTCGTTATGACCTTTATATTGCTTCAAATCCCTAGATACTCATAGTTTGAAATTTATGGAATTTATTCAATGGGTATCGATAGCATGTTACCATGTTTTTATAAGGGGATAAGTGAAATCATAATAGGTGATTAATTAATATACATAGAAAGGGTGACCATAATGGGCAAAAAGGTCGTTATTGCTGGAGGTACCGGATTTGTTGGAGAATATTTTAAAGAGAAATTCGAAAAACTAGGCTATGAAGTAATCATTATTTCTCGGAAAGCCCCGTTTATTACATGGAATGATCAAGAAGCGATCATTGGAGCGTTAGAAGAGGCAGAGATGCTCATTAATTTAGCAGGTAAGACTGTAAACTGTCGATACAATGATAAAAATAAACAAGAAATTCTCGAATCGAGAACGAAGACAACCGAACTACTAGGAAACGCGATAAAGAAATGTGTCGATCCGCCGAATATATGGATTAACTCTAGTACAGCGACTATT
This portion of the Bacillus carboniphilus genome encodes:
- a CDS encoding NAD(P)-dependent alcohol dehydrogenase; the encoded protein is MKTVYYTKYVPPDVLQVKEVEKPMIEDNQLLVRVHATTVSSGDSRMRRGNRKSLPLWPISKMAIGLRKPKNPVLGMDFAGEVVSKGKNVSRLRQGDHVYGFPGKGGSNAEYIKVSEESSVTVKPSNMTFEEAASVPFGAVSALFFLRKGKIKKGDDILIYGASGSVGTYAIQLAKYYGAKVTGVCSTENVEMVKSLGADDVVDYKRENYTNRKQTYDIIFDTVGKTTFSHCRKLLKPKGYYVLAVMNYREAFQILWTSLFGERKVISGIATGSIEDFNFLNNLIEEGKLKAVIDRSYHYNNIADAHRYVDKGHKKGNVVIKWI